Proteins encoded by one window of Modestobacter marinus:
- a CDS encoding FKBP-type peptidyl-prolyl cis-trans isomerase, which yields MNRRTAPRLLATLALTASLAACGGTDDEAAGTLTDQISSDLSETPDIPASEEPAPEELVVGDVVVGDGAEATEGTTAQVKYVGALYENGEEFDSSWSRGADETLPVPLGQGVVIEGFEQGIEGMQVGGRRVVTIPSELGYGAQGAGTAIPGDATLVFVIDLVSVD from the coding sequence ATGAACCGCCGCACCGCACCCCGCCTGCTCGCCACCCTGGCCCTCACCGCCTCGCTGGCCGCCTGCGGGGGCACCGATGACGAGGCGGCGGGGACCCTGACCGACCAGATCAGCAGCGACCTCTCCGAGACCCCTGACATCCCGGCCTCCGAGGAGCCGGCGCCGGAGGAGCTGGTCGTGGGTGACGTCGTCGTCGGAGACGGGGCCGAGGCGACCGAGGGGACGACCGCACAGGTCAAGTACGTCGGCGCCCTCTACGAGAACGGTGAGGAGTTCGACTCCTCCTGGTCCCGCGGTGCCGACGAGACGCTGCCCGTGCCGCTCGGGCAGGGCGTGGTCATCGAGGGCTTCGAGCAGGGCATCGAGGGGATGCAGGTCGGTGGCCGCCGGGTGGTCACCATCCCCAGCGAGCTCGGGTACGGCGCGCAGGGGGCCGGGACGGCGATCCCCGGCGACGCGACCCTGGTGTTCGTCATCGACCTCGTCTCCGTCGACTGA
- a CDS encoding universal stress protein, protein MSASIIVGLDGSEASGRAADAAADAARRHDLRLVLACVVPWSPYSFSTAEENERRAIDKEREAKSARERVLDPAVARLSAAADLTVEGVVRHGHPAETLVALAREHDAAWIIVGRTGQSRVRTLLFGSTPSSLIQLSPIPVLVVP, encoded by the coding sequence ATGTCCGCTTCGATCATCGTGGGGCTCGACGGGAGCGAGGCGAGCGGTCGGGCGGCGGACGCAGCTGCCGACGCGGCGCGCAGGCACGACCTGCGGCTGGTGCTGGCCTGCGTCGTCCCCTGGTCGCCCTACTCGTTCTCCACGGCGGAGGAGAACGAACGCCGCGCCATCGACAAGGAACGCGAGGCGAAGTCGGCCCGCGAGCGGGTGCTCGACCCGGCGGTCGCCCGGCTGTCCGCGGCCGCTGACCTGACCGTCGAGGGCGTCGTCCGGCACGGGCACCCGGCCGAGACGCTGGTCGCCCTCGCCCGCGAGCACGACGCCGCCTGGATCATCGTCGGCCGGACCGGGCAGAGCAGGGTCCGCACGCTCCTGTTCGGGTCCACCCCGAGCAGCCTCATCCAACTGTCCCCGATCCCGGTGCTGGTGGTCCCGTGA